From the Sardina pilchardus chromosome 11, fSarPil1.1, whole genome shotgun sequence genome, the window ACGCCCTGTGGTTGGAGCCCAGGGCTCCCACTCTGGCAGAGCCACTGGATTCTGCATAGGAGCGCCAGCTGAACCGACACACTACAGAACCTGTGTGTCTGGACCCgaccagagagcagagagaaggagagagagagagagagagagagagagagaaggaaagagagagagagagagagagagagagagagagagagagagcgagagagagagacaggcagacagacagacagacagactgggaTGGAACCAAAGGCGGAGGTGCTCTGAGGtccaacagtgtgtgtttgtgtgtgtgtgtgtgtgtgtgtgtgggtgtgtgtgtgtgtgcatgtgtgtgcgtgtgtgtgtgtgtgtgtgtgcgtgcgtgcgtgtgtgtgtgtgttcagtatgtgTGAGTTGCATGGTGCTTGTGCATGGGTGTTTCGTGATGACCGCTACATTTAAGAGGGGTCGGTGCCGCACAGTGACAGGAGGACAAAGTccaggagaaaaaaacatcacagCCAATATATCTCAGCTAATAAACTGGTCAAGTGGAAACAGTCATTGCAACGTTTTCCACAGTTTCATCAAAACTGTCCAATACAGAGCAAAGTCAGATGGCATCATCTCTATaaatatctctctgtctctctcactctctcttctgtgtctaccttcatctgtctgtttctgtctgcatctctctctccacctcctacTATTGATTTATCTCTGTTTCCAAACTAATTTGGAAGCCGATCCAAAATTCAATGCCCTGCATTCCCAATTGGTGGACATAATTACATCTCTctaatacacgcacacaaacactgagcTTGTCCCACCGCCACACACGCGATCAAGCCCATGTCCCCCCTCAAGCCCTGTTTCCAAAGATCCACCATGTCGACCAGGTACGGTCATGACACGAAGATGATATAACACAAAAGATCGCTCCAGTTCAAGCAGGTGATGCTGAGGTGCTTGATTTACCTGGAGAAGCAGTCAATGAGTGTGGGTCTGTGTTCTCCTTGCAGTCAGTGTTATGGGCACTCTGGCCACACTGGGCCCAGTGTTAAGAGCTTTCTCTCAGTGTTGAAAGGGCTGTCTTTAGTTTTTTCCACAGCCAAGTGCTTAGAGCATAACACTGTGTTTATATCAAGACTAATTTGATTTGAGGAATGTTGGGGTTTAGAAGATGGAGACCTGAAGGAACAATGGGCAACCAGAACTTCACTTAACTTGGAAATGGAGCTACACACCACTTAGTATAAAGGAACGTTTTATGTGACAACCAGTTCGATATTTCACAGGTGATAGAGTTGGTGTTTGGGGACTCCATACCATATCTTTCTTCAAAGCTCAATATAGCAAACCAAAATCAGCAGCCTATGAATACACATCCATTATTCTCCATAACACACTTGATCTAATCAGAACATTAAAGATATGGTCAAACTCATACATTGACTTAATTGTTGGACATTAGATCATAAAGAAACATACACGTGAATACTGGCCTCTGAAAAGTATTCCATTACCAAACATGAGACTTTCATTAGCCATCAGTGTGATGTACGGCAAAGAATGGACGTGTCTTACCTTGTCGTTGTATAAATCCCAGTTATATGCAAATCCTGTCCGCTCTTGTGGAGTTGCTCTTGCAGATTCCAAGGTCACTCTTTTTTCGTCTACACGATCTCTTAACTTGCGTCCCTTCTGCTCGGACGTAGGAAGAGATGCTCTGAGCTTGAGCTTGAGGGGCAGAAAGAGTTGCCTTACAAACAGAACGCAAGTTTAGCTGTCaaaggtggggagggggagggcaaAGGAGGTGggtgagaaggagggagagagacagagggagaaagagcatAAACTTTATTTTGGCACCAAATGAAGTGAGGTAATGCTACACGCACAGTGCCCCTTGACTTCAGAAGCGCATTGGAATCTAGAGTGCTCGAATTGCTGGGAATAATTTAACAATTGAATATCGATTCGGACAACAACAGTTAACACATCGACACGGTAGTGTGACTGTTAGATCTATCTGTCGTTCTCATAGAACATGGCCCAAAACATGTGTTTGGCACCAATGACACACATGGATAAGTTGGACGTTTTTGTTTATACTTTCTTGGATTACCTCCAATCACACATCAGACGACCACATTTTGAATGGTCAACATTTTCATGTATGCTTGTCGACGTACGTCAACTGGCCGGCATTCGATTTACAATGTTCTTCAGAGTAGGGTAACACTGTGGAAAGGATGGAGAAGGTTgcgtccctccctcctcctccatccatcaTGGCAATTAGTGTAAGCAACGCAAACAGCACGGTAGCAGCGCGAGCAGACAGAGGTGCCTTTCAGGAGCGCGACCCACCCCCGCGCTTTCTCCCAAAATACCAGAAATTCTCGCGTTTGGAGGAAATAGCAACATGCGCaattaaaatatatacatttaggGAGCGGCACACTCGGAAACAGGCCAGCCTTTACCTCTGGTAGCCAGACCTCACCTGTTTGCTTCTCTGCTTGACGCAATGTCCAACCAGAGAGCCCGccctggagggagggagggagacgttGACAGGGCCAAATTGAAGGCGATCCGCTATCGCGACATCTAAATAAGTAAATATGTGTCAGCCTTCGGTATACTATGAACAAGGACGTGACTAAAGTTTCTTGATTAATGCAAAGTGGTACATCCCATGTGGGTACCTACTAGTAAGTGTTTGTCTGGACCTATTTGACATTAAACCTCAAACCTCAGAGGAAAGTCCCATGTTTCAAAAATACAAAACCAAATCATATAAGTAACTTGACAAAGACAATTACCAATGGTTGATGACACAATAAGCTATTGTCGGGGTatacaaatatttaaaaatgctCGCTGTGGTTTTTGTGTCACCTACGAGGTATAAAAGTAACAAATAAGAAAACAAGAGTTGAATAGTCAAGGACAAAAGCTATTCTGTGTCTATACTGAGCTGTTTAAATTTCAAAATAGAAACCAATTTTGGAGCTCAGAGCAGGCAGGCAAGGAGTCCTCTTCCAAGAATtcataaaaaaaagtttgagaaaTAATTCTAAAAGAAATGTTATATAGCTTCTCGTTTCCGTTCTGCTTGGTCTGCTTGGTCAGTTACCAACGTGTTGTAGTCAATTCATAAACTGGCACATGTGtgcgacaacaacaacatacagtatcatagTTTCTAAACACTCTATGGGTACTTTTCCAGCACTTATGATGTGTTCACAGGGCTGCAAATTGTTTTGGGTGTGTCAGTGCATGTCTGTCCCTGGCTAAGAGCACATTAGGAAAGTTCCTGCCCTCTCCACCTGGTCAAAGGAGTggtcccccccaccaccactacaccatCAATGCATCAGTGACAGAGGGCAAGAAAACCTGGGAAATACCTCCACCTCACATGGGCAAGGGTGACTGTTTCATGTGAAAAGAGGTTTAGAActctgcctgagtgtgtgtgtgtgtgtgtgtgtgtgtgtgtgtgtgtgtgtgtgtgtgtgtgtgtgtgtgtgtgtgtgtgtgtgtgtgtgtgtttgtgtggaggtgggtggggtgggctgaGTGGCATGTGTGGGTAGAGTAGGCAGgtcttgggggaaaaaaagctcatTATGTCAGGCCGAGATTTGTAAAGTGGAAAGGGTAACAGAAGTGGCTGGAAAGCACTTCAAACAGGAGAGGTCTGGTTCTGTGGATTCTCTGCAGGGCAGGTTTGTCTCCTTTTAAACCTGAGGTCATTCCTACCAGTTGGCCTCTGCTGGTGTATTATAGCTGTGTTGGTGGGCTTACTGAGCATGTGTACGATACTTCACTCTTGCTACAGCACAGAGGGAGTAAGGGAATCAAaaactgatctcaataagagacaACAGGAGGAAAACAGCAAGAAAGACATCCCAGCCTCTTCATGTCATATCGAAACCTTCAGAATTATTTCAGACCCTATCAAGTTGAAATAAAGACATCCATTAAAtgaaatttagttcatttaacATTTATACAGAAACAGAGGCTCCACTTCCTTGTCAATACACTGTAACTGGAGCAAGGGGAAATCTTTTCCCAAGATCCCCTGACCAGGAGAACCCAGTGTAAACCCCTGGCAAGTAACAGACCTCAGTGTGAAAGCCTCAGCTGAGCTGGGCCTGAGAAAGAGCGCCCAGCTCAAAAAGTATTTGTCATTAGTATATTGTCCTCAGAGCCCTCTTCTCCAAAGGTCCCCAAACACCCCTGAGAACCTCATCAACATTCCCTGTAGCTTTCTGCTGAATGCTGAAGCATTTATGCCACCAGGCGAAGGCTGACCATCTCTTCACAGGCCCTTGTGAGTACATTGACGCGGTCAAGCTCGTTGCTCCAGGACTCTCTTCCTGTTCCTGGGTACATGTTTACACAAACTGTCTGACACAAACAGCCCACATCCTGGATGACCAGAGGAGTGAGACAAGAGGCTGGGGCTTGTCCGGTGTGTTATAAAAAGTCAAAACAAATCTGATCATATTTTAATAAGGCCTACATTGGTTATCACCCATGCAGGGATGTGAAGTCTTAAGATTACTTTCCAATGCAATAAGTCATTTATTCAACCAACATCAATTACTTGCTTTATCAGTATGATATCCTGGCTAATGCCACCACATCTCAATGAGAtgaggtctgggaaccaaacattAATTTTCTCATATTTAAGGCATGATGCCAAGAGCCGTTTATTGGGCgctacggatgtctatcaaatgcgtctagCTCATGCTAGCCAGTCGTATCAATTAGCCTATACCAGATGACACATGTAGAGCGTTTTACAgtaatacttcaaaataacatttggtgAATGAATCTTACGTTTTCAATagtgatgagtgtgtgaattAGTGTGTGAACAAACACTGTCTTGGTTCTTAACCAAAATTCAAGCTTCAGTGTGATGCTTAGATGTCGTCATCGTCTTGCTGCCCCCCCCCATTCTGCGATTGGTTAGCTGAGGCGGAAATGAGGTCCATGGATTCCAGGCTATTAGGGGAAAAAAGGTCTAATCAAACATGAGGAAATGGTAACATTTAATTGTTAGAACATAGGACTTGTTATAAATGattacagacacagatacagaatgCCCATAACTATGTTTTCAGTTATCATACTTGTAATAATTATGTTATAATGCAATTGTTGTGATTGCAAGTCCCATACAAATTAATCATAAGACACGCCTCTTCCACACCCAAatgcacaagtacacacacacacacacacacacacacacacacacacacacacacacacacacacacacacacacacacacacacacacacacacacacacacacacacacacacattttgcttACATTCTCATAACAGGAGATAGGACCCATGCTCAACTCAATAAAGATTATGTCAACACAAAATCAAAACTGACATGAATAATGAAACCACAGTTAATGGGCTTCAGACTGAATAATAACACATGGCAGCAAACTCTCAAGGGCTGACTCCAGCTTGAACTGATCTAATCTTGTGAAGTTGTTCAGTCAAGCGCTGGGAGCACTGGACTTTCTCTCAAGGCCACCACTGTtcacaccactgtgtgtgtgtgtgtgtgtgtgtgtgtttgtgtgtgtgtgtgtgtgtgtgtgtgtgtgtgtgtgtgtgtgtgtgtgtgtgtgtgtgtgtgtgtgtgtgtgtgtgtgtgtgtgtgtgtgtggtgtgtgtgtgggtgtgtggctgggtgggtttgtgtttgtgagtgtgtgtgtgtgtgtgtgtgtgtgtacgggtgcgtttgtgtttgtgtatttgtgtgtgtgtgtgtgtatgtgtgtgtgtgtgtgtgtgtgtgtgtgtgtgtgcgtgcgcgtgtgtgttttcctctctctcttttcacttgtgtgtgcgtgtgtggacaaGTATTTCTGTAAAGAGACCTGAAACATGTTTATCTAGGTTCTTTCTGGACCTGAACAGGTTATTGTCCAAAGCAAGATGTGTGTGGGCCTTGAACAgaaaagttgtgtgtgtttgtgtgtgtgtgtgtgtgtgtgtgtgtgtgtgtgtgtgtgtgtgtgtgtgtgtgtgtgtgtgtgtgcaagagagagagagagagagcatactgtatgaaaaagagagagagtgtgaggaaaggagaaagagttGTTACTGGATCTGTTTGTTGCTGGTTAAGTTGCAGTAGGTGTAGAGTCGCCAGCAGACTTAAATAGAGCCCTTTTAAAACACCAACTCTCCCAGACAACTCAATGTCTCTGAGCATGTAGCACCACAAGTgacacctttctttctttttttctctctttctctcttttaacGGTTTCTCTAACGTTCTCTTTTGAATTACTCAGTCTCTCCATGATTCACTTTCACATCCAAAAAGTAAGGAAATGGATATAAAAATTGTTCCATTTCAGTGGCTTGCCAATACCCACAATACTATCCATTATCCCCATACTGAAGTCATCTTGAAATAATAATCCAAAAAAATGCAGTTATTTTACCAACTTTACATCATTGGCTGGCTTGCAGGCATTATCCTGCATTTATCATTACCACAACACCTCCCTGGCCTGTGTTTAACTATAGAATGAATGTCATTCACAATGAATGCTATCATTGTGCAGTGGCCAAGACGTTgactttacagtatgtgtgtgtgtgtgtgtgtgtgtgtgtgtgtgtgtgtgtgtgtgtgtgtgtgtgtgtgtgtgtgtgtgtgtgtgtctgtgtgtgtgtgtgtgtgtgtgtgtgtgtgtgtgtgtgtgtgaactggaaTTGGAGCTTTTGAGTGCCGGCACGATACACTGATCTGTAGGGATCAGAGAGAATGCGGAGGGGTGAGGAAGAAAAGCAAACAATCACATGAAGTGCTCTTTTGAGATGCCGGGATTTGCAGGCCTAATCCTGTTTGCTGAAGTGCATGTTTGGAAAAGTGGTCAACTAGAGACAGGAAAAGCATCATGTCCTCAGCGTAATTCAACATTGAGCTCTCAAAGATGTCCAGAAATGGTAGGCTACATTAAGTCAGTTTAAATTTGATAAACTGTAGAATAATCTGAGAGTTTGCGGTTTGGATGGATGTACCAAGATAGGCAACTAAATAAATTTGCCACTATGCTAAATGGATAGGATAGGACAGGATTTACCTTCAACATTTCATTAATGCTCATTTATGCCTGTGAGGTGCTGTTAGGCCACTCAAATAGAAGCTCATTTAAAGACAAACTTATCAGGAgcatctttaaaaaaataaaaaaaaattaagtacattttttgcccttttatgcctttaatgataggatagtgaagagagacatgaagtgaatgggagagaacattggggtgggatccagaaaggaccacggggcgggaatcgaaccctagccagtcgcgccactgccggggctaTCAGGAGCATCTTTACTCTTATGTAGGTACCCAGTCAGAAAAAAAGAGGTATGGATGAGGTTCTCTAACGTACAACCTTTGCTGACAAGTTGATGTTCTAACATATACGAATTCTGGACATTTCATGCAGCTTTTCATGAATTTTGAAGACATTTTTACCTGTTAAGGTGCACCATTGTGCACGCTGAGGGTTCTGCCCCCAAAACCTCTTCACTCTGGGACCCGGCTTCAGAAGGCTTCGTTTTAGGGCTATGCGTTTACAGGATTCGTTTGGACGATCGGCAAAAACGATGCAAAACATCTCCATGCGGACATGGCCTTAGAGTGCATACACAGCAAATTTGCCAGTGTTAAATTAACACCCACAGTGTTAATTTTAACACCCGTAAAGTGTCTATATGCATCCACTCTCGATAGTGTTAAATTAACATTTTTGAAAGTGTTAGGAACTTAACACCCAATTTTAGTTAATTTAACACTCTGTATTGTCAAAAATCAACACTGTATAACACGTTATGGTGTTGTATTCACACTACACTGGTGTTGGTGttaaaatgaaatgttaaaAAGAACACTTCTTTcttcaacaccaacaccagtgtAGTGTTAAAACAACAGAACTCAGTGTTGAAAATTACTAATAGTTAACACTACTAGGTGTAATACCATTAACACTATCAGGTGTCAAATTTCCCCATACCCCACCAACTGAAATAAAAGGtaaatggcagatttttttgtaatttcagACAAAACTGCAGTAGTAGTAGAACAAtatatattctttatttttctttattcttgagTTTGTTTAGTTACCTCAGATGAAAGACATTTAAGAACAGTGTTACGTGCTTAGACATCATTTACAAATTCCTCCACTGAACCAACTAAAGATTGCAAAGTACTTTCAGAGACTCCAGATGCTTGTACTTGAGCGACAATAGAGTTACTATCTTTTTTCAAGAATAGCTGCATAACTGACAAGAGAAAACTGCTCTCAGCAGTGGATCAGGAACACAAACATTACTGTCAACACCGTCCAAAGGATCAACAGAACCTGAAGCTACAGTCTGTATGTAGTGTCAATAAATGTTTCTTGAATCCACAATATGTGAACACCCATTCTCGCCACATTTCAAACGCAATGTACGTCCAGGGTGCAAATAAACttcaaatgttgaaaaaaaaaaacacaaaaaaagtagTAGCTTTTGTGCTGTACCTTGCAAGCATAGCATGTAAACATTTTCAAACCTCAGTATGATCAACTTTTGCCCGGATTTCCTTGACCCGTGGACTCTCTTTTGTAGTGCCGACATCAATCCCATACACAGTAGTCTGAATAAAGGTGTAGAAGTTGCACAAGGCCTCATCGTAGGATACAGCAAAGACGAAGTGGGCCTTAAACAGTTCGTCGAAGGCAGCCACAGCTGTCTGCGCCATACAGGGGATGGCCTTCTGATCGAGGATGACATAGAACTTTTGGATACTACTCTTCTTTTCTCCAACACAGAGGAGGAAGGGCTGTGCTGATCCAACTCTGTCAAGGAATGTCACCATGCTTGTCCCCACCTAAGAGTTTTAGAGGGGAAATTAGGAACAgtattttatgtttgtttacacacacacacacacacataaaaagtaACTAACAGCatttacaaaatgtaaaaaaattaataataataataataataaataaataaatgaaggtACCTTCATGAACTTGACCACATGGTCAGTAGCTTCAGTGGCACTGATCTTCCCATGTCTTTTCCCTTTCGCGGTTGGAGGCAAGAGATGAATAAGCAGGAGGATAGCTGCCAAGTCACTGTCCCATCCTAGTGGATTAGTATAGAAACACCCACATCTCATGAGTATACAGACATAGCTCATAAGCGCATATGAAAAACAATGGCACACAATACATGTACACTTACCATAATCATTCATTTCCTCTTGAGCAGAGAGAAGGTCATCCACATGAGTACCAGGGCGAAGGCTTTCGCAGACAGTGATAATCCTAGGTTTGTAGAACGTTGGCCATTTCGCGATAAACTTGCCCGAGACGTCTTCTCCAAATAGCATTgtgaacacagacagaaaccatGTCAAAACAAGGTACACAACACATTTCATAATTGGTGCATCAAGCTAGTCTCTGTTTTTCTTACCAAGCCTGGTGTATCCAAGAATCGGGGGAAGTGATCTAGGATGACTGAAGACTGGTCTGGATCGTGTAGCATACTCTGACGGTGCTTGAAGGTTGCCTTCATTTTCTCCCTCACAACTGGTTGGTCTGCTGAATGCTTCATCGCAGACATCGCTTCTCTGCATTCATCACCTGACAGCTGCTCAGATGTAGATGTCTCACGCAGGGTCTTAGGGCCATGTTGATCAGCAGACTTGGGGCTCCTCTTGAAATTACTTGTGGTATTGCGCTGAACTGTTTTCAATCTGCAGGCCAAGTAACCTTGGCCACTGTGAGGATCATAGTAATGTTCCTGTCAGACAAGAAAACAGGCAAGATCAGGACCTCAAAATAAGGCTTTTCTTTATGTGTGACCAAATTAAACTAAATGAGGGATTCCTGCTACATAATACTCACGTATCCAGTTGGTGAGGCCTTATCCTTCAAATTGGGGAAAAGGGTGACTATTCCAAGGGCATAGGTCACACGGACATTGATTGGTGGGATCCTCCTACACCATAGTAAGATAGAGTCAGTTTGAAATGTAGCTCAAATAACTTTAACATGGCTGGTGTAAAAGGTTGAGAACAGAGAATGGAtattttaagaaaagaaaagttttttttaatgatagaGGAACTACTAATTAGGATAACTGGCACTATGATTAGTTATTAAAAAAGCATCTGAGTCTCTCAGAAGTGAAGATGTGGGCAAATAATGAAACAATATAAGAATAATGTTTTCATCATGAAAATACTCAGAGAATCcataaaaatccaaaaaaaaaaacaatcaacatTTTTCTCTGTCAACAGTTGATATGTTGGTCTTTGCACTATTCACGATTAAATAAAGGGTTAACATAATTTACAAATCATAGCATTCTGTTTTCATGAAAATGTTACACAGCGTCGTAACTTCTCTGGAATTGGGGTTGTAATTTTATTGGTCACTTACCCATGACTCTCAATCATATCTGCCACCAGGATGTTGACGAGTTTCCTTCTTGTTTGATCAGAAAGGCCTTTGGTCGTATTGTACTCTTTGAATATGTCTTCAcccctgttttttttatgtagagCTACATAGACCATCTGCAATAAAGAAGTTGCATGTAAACTTGCTATGCATTTTGAAAATGGTTTGACATTCTACCAACAACCTAAGAATAACTTACATCTTTTGCTGCTTTACTGTCAGGTGGTCCTTCTAACAGTCGCCTTCTCCGTTCTTTGGTGCTTTCTGTGATCACAGTGGAGCCTGAACTTACAGACTCAACTGATGAGAATGACCTCACAGACTCAATGGATGAGAATGATCCCTCATCTGAGCAGAAGGAAGCCTCAGAGACCTCTTTCTCAGCTAAGGGGAGAAAGGGGAATATATATTGGAAAATATATTTTGGCAACCAAAGTGTCCCAATCCTATTGACAGATGTATGTACTAATTTTAAGTCACTCTGGAcaaaaatgtctgctaaattCCCTGAATAAAAATCCAATGGGGATGTCTTACCAGAGTCCTCAGTAAACACTTTGAAAGATACTGCAGCAGATCTCACTAACTCATCAAAAATGTCAGCATCTACATCAACTCCTGAGGAGTCCTTCAGGTTCACATCAGGTTCATTTGGCAGGCTGAATTTAGCTGAAACTGAGATCCAAAACACTTAATATAATTTCCCAACAACCGCTGTTGATACAgtagttaaaaaaataaaaaaaataaaaaatcctgcATCCCTGCAACTAATACTTAGGAGCGGCCTATACACAGAAATGTACTTACCTTCTTGAATGAACTGAAAGTAATCGTAGCCGTCATCCTTCATTGGTATTCGAACCCATTTCAGGACACCCTTGCACTCCACTTGAACCAGCATTTCTTTGTTAAAAACTATAATAAGATACACAAGTGTCAGGCAAACAGTTAAACATGTCAATGCACCAGTTCCAAATATTAAG encodes:
- the LOC134095299 gene encoding uncharacterized protein LOC134095299 encodes the protein MLVQVECKGVLKWVRIPMKDDGYDYFQFIQEVSAKFSLPNEPDVNLKDSSGVDVDADIFDELVRSAAVSFKVFTEDSAEKEVSEASFCSDEGSFSSIESVRSFSSVESVSSGSTVITESTKERRRRLLEGPPDSKAAKDMVYVALHKKNRGEDIFKEYNTTKGLSDQTRRKLVNILVADMIESHGRIPPINVRVTYALGIVTLFPNLKDKASPTGYEHYYDPHSGQGYLACRLKTVQRNTTSNFKRSPKSADQHGPKTLRETSTSEQLSGDECREAMSAMKHSADQPVVREKMKATFKHRQSMLHDPDQSSVILDHFPRFLDTPGLPSPWYSCG